The nucleotide sequence TCAAGTTCCAGGCTTCTTATTTACTCTGGGATTTTTAAGAGTTGCGTAAAGGCAAGACGCCATAAGCGGATCACATGGGAGCTTTGACCACAGAAGCGGGAAGATGGGatatgaatgaataagtgaggaATTCAGGATTCTGCCGACTGGTTGGTTAGTCCTGCCCCAGGGCGTTGGCTTGTGTGAGTGACCTGGATTAAGGGGCACATGAGCTCACAGGCAGGCACATGGGAGCTGGTCTCAAAAAATTTGGGAGCTGGACACGTCTAAGAGAATTCCCATTTCAACCGACTCACTCCCACACACGAGCAAACTGAGGCCTCCACAGGGAAAGAGACAGCCTAGTTTGCTGAAAAAGAGTCCCTGCGTGGCTCTGCTTGGATTTatgttcaagtcctggctctgctcctgACCACTGGGTCTCCTTGGGCAAAGCCCTTTGCTGCCACTTAGAAACGCCTTAGTTGCTATTTAAGATGAGGTAGATAAACTGGAAGATGAGCTGGGTCCCTTCTGGCTCTAAGTCCCTCTgagtatcattcattcattcattcattccgtGAGTAATTGAATGTCTTTTACACATCACTTGGGTGCTAGGTATACAAGGTTGAGTAAAGGGCACGTACAACTGAGTATAATCCCATGGCCAGCTAGGGCAATGATGGTGTGTACTAAACGCTGGGGGACTCATTCTGTGGGAGAGTTGTGACAGACTTTACAGTGGGGTAACATTTAGGCTGGGCTTTGAAGAGCGAGTAAGAGTTTGCCTGAGAGAGCAGGACTTGCTCTAGGCCCCATAGCAAGTGAGTGGCTTAGAGTTTAGGGACTCTGAAGTCTGGAGGGAGCCTGGGCTATCCATCCCACTCCAGCTGCTAGCCGTGTGAATCGCTGGGCAAGCAATTTAATtggccaagcctcagtttccttatttgggaaatgggaataataacatgTACCTCCTAGTTTGCAGTGAGGATTTAGTGAGATAATACACATAAggggcttagcacagtgccaagcACACAGCACGTGCTTGGTGGTAGCTACTATTGTTGTCATTATTAACCTGGCTTCAACTCATAACTCCCcaacttcctagctgtgtgatcctgggcaagtggCTTAACTATTCTGAGcttcagtctcctcctctgttaAATGACAGTAATCTCTACTTCAGCTGATTctgaggattcaatgagttaatgCATTTGAGGTGCTTAGCACATTAGATAATACCTGCTATTAGTAGTAATACTGTTACCATTGTTGCTCGTAGTGCTGggatcagggcccaccccagAGTGGGACTGGGGGTTGGGTGACCAGAGCAGTGGTCTGGAGCTGACCTGTgccttctctgccctcccctcccccgcaccAGGTACCAGATCCACACAGGACTCCAGCATTCCATCATCCGCCCGCGGCAGCCCAACTGCCTGCCCCTGGACCAGGTGACACTGCCCCAGAAGCTGCAGGAGGCAGGTTACTCCACCCACATGGTGGGCAAGTGGCACCTGGGCTTCTACCGGAAGGAGTGTTTACCCACCCGCCGGGGCTTTGACACCTTCCTGGGCTCGCTCACGGGCAACGTGGACTACTACACCTATGACAACTGCGATGGCCCAGGGGTGTGCGGCTTTGACCTGCACGAGGGCGAGAGCGTGGCCTGGGGGCTCAGCGGCCAGTACTCTACTATGCTCTATGCCCAGCGCGCCAGCCACATCCTGGCCAGCCACAGCCCCCAGCGGCCCCTCTTCCTCTACGTGGCCTTCCAGGCAGTCCACACACCCCTGCAGTCCCCTCGTGAGTACCTGTACCGCTACCGCACCATGGGCAACGTGGCCCGGCGGAAGTACGCAGCCATGGTGACCTGCATGGATGAGGCTGTGCACAACATCACCTGGGCCCTCAAGCGCTATGGCTTCTACAACAACAGTGTCATCATCTTCTCCAGTGATAACGGCGGCCAGACTTTCTCAGGGGGCAGCAACTGGCCGCTCCGAGGACGCAAGGGTACCTACTGGGAAGGTGGCGTGCGGGGCCTGGGTTTCGTCCATAGCCCCCTGCTCAAGCGAAAGCGACGGACAAGCCGGGCCCTGGTGCACATCACTGACTGGTACCCGACCCTGGTGGGTCTGGCAGGGGGCACCGCCTCGGCAGCCGATGGGCTAGATGGCTATGACGTGTGGCCAGCCATCAGCGAGGGCCGGGCCTCGCCGCGCACGGAGATCCTGCACAACATCGATCCGCTCTACAACCACGCCCGGCACGGCTCCCTGGAGGGCGGCTTTGGCATCTGGAACACCGCCGTGCAGGCCGCCATCCGCGTGGGCGAGTGGAAGCTGCTGACGGGAGACCCTGGCTATGGCGACTGGATCCCGCCACAGACTCTGGCTGCCTTCCCTGGCAGCTGGTGGAACCTGGAGCGGATGGCCAGTGTCCGCCAGGCCGTGTGGCTCTTCAACATCAGTGCTGACCCTTACGAACGGGAGGACCTGGCCGGCCGGCGGCCCGATGTGGTCCGCACCCTGCTGGCCCGCCTGGCCGACTATAACCGCACAGCCATCCCCGTGCGCTACCCGGCTGAGAACCCCCGCGCCCATCCTGACTTTAATGGGGGTGCTTGGGGGCCCTGGGCTGGCGACGAGGAagacgaggaagaggaggaaggggaaggcaggGCTCGAAGCTTCTCTCGGGGTCGCCGCAAGAAAAAATGCAAGATTTGCAAGCTTCGATCCTTTTTCCGTAAACTCAACACCAGGCTGATGTCCCATCGGATCTGATGGGGGGCAGCGCGGGGATCTCTGTTCCCCACATGTTTTTCCCCACTCAGGCCCTGCCCCTTCTCAGGGAGAAGCCTGAGGTCCAGCGTCCGTCTGCAGGGATTTGGAGGGCACAGAGCCCCTCGGTTGAACCGGGTGGGGAACTTGGTTGGGGGCTGGGAGTGAACCAGACTAGGATGCCTGGGTCTCAGTCCTGCCACTTCACCGACTTACTCTGTGACCTCAGGTGACTGCACTAGcttttagcctcagtttcctcatctgtaaaatgagctcCAATGACTTTGCGACTATGGTGGGCTTCCTGGGAGACTTCACCCTTAACTCTGGATCTATCTCTGTGGTGCTGTTTGGGTGAGGGGCCTCAGGGAGGCAGCTCCAGGCCCGGACCCCAGCTGAAGCGTGGCAGTCTGGCTGCTCTAGGACGGGACCCCCTGAGCGCTGAGGGTAGAGGTGCAGGGGTCGGGGTTGACTCCGTGGGTCTTCACATGGCCTAGGCCAGACTGGTTTTGGGGCGGTGTTGCAAAGGTTTCCTGCCCCCGCCACCCAGCACCCAGAGCAATTGGCTTGGCCCTTGGCTGCTGCAGGGTCAAGGGTGGTAGAAACAGCTGTGGAAAGAGCCCCCAAAGCAATACTCAGGACACCTGGGTTCTCCTTTGAGCTTGTGGACAGTCCTTCTCCTCTAGGCCCTGATTTCGCCACCTGCAAATGGGGCTgctggccctggctctgcct is from Eulemur rufifrons isolate Redbay chromosome 10, OSU_ERuf_1, whole genome shotgun sequence and encodes:
- the ARSI gene encoding arylsulfatase I; the encoded protein is MHALTGFSLVSLLSFGYLSWDWAKPSLVADGPGEAGEQPSAAPPQPPHIIFILTDDQGYHDVGYHGSDIETPTLDRLAAEGVKLENYYIQPICTPSRSQLLTGRYQIHTGLQHSIIRPRQPNCLPLDQVTLPQKLQEAGYSTHMVGKWHLGFYRKECLPTRRGFDTFLGSLTGNVDYYTYDNCDGPGVCGFDLHEGESVAWGLSGQYSTMLYAQRASHILASHSPQRPLFLYVAFQAVHTPLQSPREYLYRYRTMGNVARRKYAAMVTCMDEAVHNITWALKRYGFYNNSVIIFSSDNGGQTFSGGSNWPLRGRKGTYWEGGVRGLGFVHSPLLKRKRRTSRALVHITDWYPTLVGLAGGTASAADGLDGYDVWPAISEGRASPRTEILHNIDPLYNHARHGSLEGGFGIWNTAVQAAIRVGEWKLLTGDPGYGDWIPPQTLAAFPGSWWNLERMASVRQAVWLFNISADPYEREDLAGRRPDVVRTLLARLADYNRTAIPVRYPAENPRAHPDFNGGAWGPWAGDEEDEEEEEGEGRARSFSRGRRKKKCKICKLRSFFRKLNTRLMSHRI